tatatatggtcagtttgggtcaaaaattaaaaatgccaaaaacatgcgaaaaaccatcctacaacattataagagttgttctgtggaaaaaaacgctcgaaaaaacaccaaatattcgagaaatgagacaattttgaaaagcggccatcatgcaaaggctatagcccataaaaacggtatagcctttgcaagatggccagtctgggtcaaaacttaaaaatgccaaaaacttgtgaaaaacCATCATACACGATTATaagagttattctgtgcaaaaatccgctcgaaaagacaccaaatattcgagaaatgagacaattttgaaaatcggccatcttgcgaaggctatagccaatgcaaaggctatagcctttgcaaaatggtcagtttgggtcaaaaattaaaaatgccagaaacatgcgaaaaaccatcctaCAAGATTGTAAGATTGGTTCtctgcaagaaaccgctcgaaaaaacaccaaatattccagaaatgagacaattttgaaaatcgaccatcttgcaaaggctataacctttgcaaaatggtcagtttgggtcaaaaattaaaaatgccaaaaacatgcgaaaaaccatcctaCAAGACTATAAgatttgttttgtgcaaaaaaccgctcgaaaaaacaccaaatattcgagaaatgagacaattttgaaaatcggcgatcttgcaagggctatagcctttggaaaatggtcagtttgggagaaaaattaaagtgcacctaacccccagaattttttttcgctaaaatgaATCCATTTACCATTTAAATTAATTctgcgaaaaaattttttaatttggttGAATCCTCGATTTTTTATGGCCcgccgaaaactcgaaaataGCTCTAAatcgccgccatgttgttGCACGACCGAGTTGTGGGGAGAATGGGTCCAGCGCTGTTGTGACGTCTACCCAGGAACGAAACGTGCTGCTTCGCCAGTCATTTCACTGTAGTGGCTGTGTTGATCGAGAAGAATTTGCTGCTAAAATGCCTACGAGGTGTGTTGAAGGCGGTTGCAGCAACACACCAGACTTAGAAAAGGAATAGCGCTCCACTCTATTCCATATTTTGGTGACGATCGGTCACAAGctaaaaaaagacgaaaaaagtGGGTGGACTTTGTAAAGCAAAAGAGAGCGAAGTGGGAGCCTTCGAGAGAAGTGTGGTATATCCGTCGTCGATCAAAATCTCTCGCTGAATAAAGTGAATGAAGCGGAATCATATCCCAGGCTCGCGCGCAAGGGAAATACTACAAGGGAAATATTACTTTTCTTCAGATCCTGTCTGACGGTACTTTTGTTTGCCTTTAGTTCGGTATTTATCTGCTGCTAATCGGAGGCTCCATTTCTTCAAGCAAACAGCGTTGAAGCCAGGGTGCGCCGTAATACActttaataatttttgctcGTCCGCGGCAAGATCTTGCAGAACAAGTTCACTACTCATAGATTCTACGCAACCTTCTGGTTCTTGACAGCAATAACACTCGCTGATGTTTTGTATATTGTCGACCGCACAGTTCCCACACGAGCACCTTTCAAAACGTTAAACAAGAACATTCGAGACGAACGCAAAAATTAGTAGTGAACGCTAAATTGGTATTAAAGTCAAACCTGAGTCAAATGAACGGAATGATCTGATTGTTACAAGGTGACGGAAATCGAGAGAACAGCTTACCATTCACTAACAGTTAATGAGCCGTCGAGTCGGAATACCAGGCCACAAAATGGCTAACTTAAAACACTGCTACCGCGGTGCCGCGGTCGTGTTGTGATGCTGCTCCCGTAGTCCCGCAGTCGCCAAAAGGAATAACAACTCCGTTGCTTAATCGAGCGCATCGATGCCTGTTTCTTACAACGCCagcaacaataaaacaaaatacatttatTTACTCCTACCCTTTCTTCAATCTGTCGCACCGAATATCCTACCTTTGTAAATCATATGATTGGAAACGCTTTTTCCAACTCTTAACGCATTACACATGTATATGCCTCGTTCGTTACTCCATGAGCCGGAGCAAGCGCGCTACGCACGAATATCCTTCGTTCTTTAATCCACGACCCTCCgttaactatttacaaaggataattaattattttacgACTACGGCACTGCCGTAGCAGTCGCTTAACTCACTCAAAAATAGTTATTCAACGACCACGGCACTGCGGTACCGCGGCAGCAGTCGTTTAACTCactcaaaattaattattcaacGACCACGGCACTGCGGCACCGCGGTAGCAGTCGTTTAACTCACTGAAAATTAGTTATTCAACGACCACGGCACTACGGTAGCAGTAGTTTCACTCACTGCGGTGCCACTCATTCCATTAACTTAATTGCATAACTTTTTTGGGCCACTGCGGGACCGCAGGAGCAAGTAATTTGTGTTCACGAGTGGCCGGGTATTCTGCAATCGCTCCGCGGCTCGTCAGCGAATAAGTTGTGTTCGTCGCTTGAAAAATTGCTCTTTTCTCGGACTGCAGCGCGCTGCCGTGCGTTCTCGATTTGTACTTCAGGTATGAAGTTTATATCGGAGTCATCGGAATCAAAACTCATCTCTGACTCCGAAGCGGAAGACATCTTGATCTTCTGGCGCAAATTTGGACGCTTCAGATCTAAAATATACAAAAGCAAGTACGACGTCCcaagaaagcaaaggaaaatgacTGAGGGCTGGTCTATTCGGTTCCTGGGTAGACGTCATAGCCTTGCTCGACCCAGACTCCCTAAAACGCGGTCGTGCAACACCTCGCGCACGACTTTGGCGGGCCGTAGAAAATCCAGGATTCaaccaaattcaaaaattttttcgcagAATTAGTTTAAACGGTAAGTGGATTCATTTGAGCgaagaaacatttttcggATTAGGTGCacttaaaaatgccaaaaacatgcgaaaggccatcctacaagattataagaattgttttgtgcaaaaaaccgctcgaaaaaacaccaaatattcgagaaaagagacaattttaaaaatcggcaatttgcaaaggctatagcctttgcaaaatggtcagtttggatcaaaaattaaaaacgccaaaaacatgcgaaaaaccatcctacaagattataagagttgttctgtgcaaaaaaccgctcgaaaaaaaactacatattcgagaaactagaacattttaaaaatcggccatcttgcaaaggctatagcccatgcaaaggctatatagcctttggaaaatggtcagtttgtgtcaaaaattaagaatgccacaaacatgcgaaaaaccatcctacaagattataagaatttttttgtgcaaaaaactgctcgaaaaaacaccaaatattcgagaaatgagacaattttaaaaatcggccatcttgcacaggctatagcctttgcaaaatggtcagtttggatcaaaaattaaaaacgccaaaaacatgcgaaaaaccatcctacaagattataagagttgttctgtgcaaaaaaccgcttgaaaaaaaatcacatatTCGAGAAACtagaacattttaaaaatcggccatcttgcaaaggctatagcccatgcaaaggctataaagcctttggaaaatggtcagtttgtgtcaaaaattaagaatGCCACaagcatgcgaaaaaccatcctacaaggttataagagttgttctgtgcaaaaagccgctcgaaaaaaaaccacatattcgagaaatgagattaTTTCGagaatcggccatcttgcgaaggctatagcccatgcaaaggctatagcctttgcaaaatggtcagtttgggtcaaaaatttaaaatgccaaaaacatgcgaaggaccatcctacaagattataagagttgttctgtgcctataaccgctcgaaaaaacaccaaatattcgagaaatgagacaattttcaaaatcggccattttgcaaaggctatagcctatgcaagggctatagcttTTCCAAAACTgacagtttgggtcaaaaattaaaaatgccaaaaacatgcgaacaACCAGCCTACAAGATTATAAGAGTtattatgtgcaaaaaaccgctcgaaaaaacaccacatattcgagaaatgagacaattttaaaagtcagccatcttgcaaaggctacagctcatgcaaaggctctagcctttgcaaaatggtcagtttgggtcaaaaattaaaaatgccaaaaacatgcgaaaaaccatcctaAAAAGTtataagagttgttctgtccaaaaagccgctcgaaaaaacaccaattatttgagaaatgagacaattttgaaaatcggccatcttgcgaAGGCTACAgcgtttgcaaaatggtcagtttgggtcaaaaattaaaaatgccaaaaacatgcgaacaACCAGCCTACAAGATTATAAGAGTtattatgtgcaaaaaaccgctcgaaaaaacaccacatattcgagaaatgagacaattttaaaaatcggccatcttgcaaaggctatagctcatacaaaggctctagcctttgcaaaatggtcagtttgggtcataaagtaaaaatgccaaaaacatgcgaaaaaccatcctacaagattataagagtgttctgtgcaaaaagccgctcgaaaaaacaccaaatattcgagaaatgagacaattttaaaaatcggccatattgcaaaggctacagctcatgcaaaggctttagcctttgcaaaatggtgagtttgggtcaaaaattaaaaatgccaaaaacatgcgaaaaaccatcctacaagattataagagttgttctgtgcaaataaccgctcgaaaaaacaccaaatattcgagaaatgagaatattttaaaaatcggcgatcttgcaaaggctatagcctttgcaaaatggtcagtttgggtcaaaaaataaaaacgccaaaaacatgcgaaaaaccatcctacaagattataagaattgttctgcgcaaaaaaccgcttgaaaaaacaccacataTTCGAGAAACTAGATGATTtaaaaaatcggccatcttgcaaaggctatagcccatgcaaaggctatagcctttgcaaaatggtcagtttgggtcaaaaattaaaaatgcaaaaaacatacaaaaaacCATCGTACAAGACTTTAagatttgttctgtgcaaaaaaccgctcgaaaaaacaccacatattcgagaaatgagacaattttaaaaatcggccatcttgcaaagactatagcctatgcaagggctatagcctttgcaatatggtcagtttgggtcaaaaactaaaaatgccaaaaacgtgCGAAAAACCATCCTGTAAGATTAtaaaggctataacctttgcaaaatggacagtttgggtcaaaaattaaaaatgcctaaaacatgcgaaaaatcaTCTTACAAGATTATAagatttgttctgtgcaaaaaatcgctcgaaaaaaaaaccaaatagtcgagaaatgagagaattttgaaaatcggccatcttgcaaaggctatagcccatgcaaaggctatagcctttgcaaaatggtcagcttgggtaaaaatgaaaaatgcataagAGATGCAAAAAGggattctacaagaacattagactTTTTCTGTGCAGAAACCGCgcgaaaaaagacaaaataattgagatatgagaccattttgaaaatcggccatctttcaaaggctatagcccctgCATAGGTTATAGctcttgcaaaatggtcagtttttgattcaaaaaatgaaaatgcacaaaaaatgCGTAAAACGATTTTACAAGAATATtagatttgttctgtgcaaaaaaaaacgcttaaaaaaacacgaaataatggagaaatgagaccctTTTAAGAATCTGCCATcttgcataggctatagcccatgcataggctgtagcctttgcaataGGGTATGTTTggatcaataattaaaaatataaaaaacatgcgaaaaacgattctacaagaatattagagttgttctgcacAAAAAATCACTTAATAAAAGAGGagatatttaatttaaaaatcagCCACCtcagcaaaggctatagcccatgcaaaggctatatatagcttttgcaaaatggtcagtttgggtaaaatactaaaaatgccaaaaacttGCGAGACatcattctacaagaacattagagtttttctgtgcaaagaaccgctcaaaaaaacaccaaatagtggAGAATTGAGACCATTTTTTAAATCGGCCatattgcaaaggctatagcccatgcataggctatagcctttgcaaatgctcagtttgggtcaaaaattacaaatgcaaAAACCATGCAAAAAACGATTATACAAGAGCATTatagttgttttgtgcaaaaaaccgcgtaaaaaaaaccaaaaaaagagaaatgagaccattttgaaaatcgaccatctttcaaaggctacagcctttgcaaaatggtcagtttggagcaaaattaaagttaaaaatgtcaaaaacaagCGAAGAACGATTCTACAAGagcattagagttgttctgtttaGAAAACAGCTTGAAAACACGCCAAATAATCCATTATAGAGccatctttgatttgaactgTGCGaaaaaatcagtcttaaataaagccaaatgtttttaaaaaacaaaactttaaaaagtgGCGCAGTATTGCcctttttggacattttgcagagggtataaaaaggcaaaatggtagattttgggaacgaagttctgatcaaccaactacATGACTGATCTGCCCGCACGTTAAGGAAACTGacacgagtaaatgacgtattcacttgaccctgagcaatttatttcattcccacgaatatggtaagaaccaaagttagagggaacctgcgcatgcgcaaacaaaacaccaacacaacagtacctctggacgtggcgccagagcgtcgtaccaaacgatttcccccgagatttcggcccgtgggtcgcttttgtgagctaaggttcagatacctgtcgtcaccgacaggcagggagggagagataagtcggcccctagaccatatgagacaaaTCCCATTCATCCGCTCAGCTCGAATCATAGATagcaccaatttctatatatatagaacagtcttttagatattttctccatgtggtacgctcaggtgtgtactaatgtagagcatatttaacaattgcgcacgcgctcttgtaaggacactcatttcaaggctcagacccttgttgagctcttgtttctcatacggtacgttgtgttgactactggtgcaaaatagatggcgtttacaCATGCGCATTGCTAAAAATATCAAgtagtccattttgtgtcattccattttattcatgtctttttgtgcttgtttttgtgactttttttctggattcgaagaaaatatatatttttttagttttgtaatttcatgctctccaatccaattatatagagaataattcatggggaaagcggagatatggaatttttctaccagtcttcaactcgatatctctcaagtgcagtgattttccacatcttgcaatccatgtagagacgtaaaatagtaaatatGGTTAATTTGGAGAAACAAAttgaagaagtgaaacgaaaataAACTCGtaccatgcatgaacgtattcattaattttgacccttggatctatttcattcaaaacaatgacttcaaaaaagatcaactCAGGTGTTTGTACGAAAACTGTTATTTAGTGAAACCGTCATGGTGATCCGTACACAACAGCTTACCCTCTTTTCATGATCCGTTTCGTTTATCGTGTCCAAGGCCCCCAACActgtaaattcatttttaactGTCTGCGACAGCTTGAAATTATTTGAAAGGTGCTTGAATGATGTtatgatggttgcttggcaataGGTAAGGAATAACTGAAAAAGTTTTCAGATTTCTAGCTGCTGAAGGAACCTGGgactctgaaaatcttttcagttgtttcttcACCCGTTGCCAGCTTACACGTTATTGCCAGCAAATACCAAAAGAATGACATGCATCTGGAACTGAACTGAGGTAACAGCTCCACAAACCTCAGTGTGTTCAAGTCCGAACGGGCCGGAGGTAACCGATTGGCTATTGGCAAAATACGCTAAAGAAATAATTGAGGCCACCAACTACAAATCCAGTTCGTGGTCAGTGTCGTGGTATCGCGGAGCTTCCGGTTCCGGCGTGCGGTGAAACTATTAGTAGTGCCCAGGCCACCTGTTCTTGACCGAGAACTACAATATGGTATCAGGAGTGGTGGAGCAGTGTTCTTGAATCGGATGTTTTATCTCCACGAACGAGGTCGGTAACTGGAAAAAGAGGATTTTGCACGCTCATTGAGATCGCGATGGCGCAACTCGCTGGCTTACCGATCCCAACCATGGATTGGCATTCGCTGGATGCTCCAcaagcattcaagaagtttaAAGCTCGATGTGAACTGTACTTCTTCGGCCCGCTGAAAGAAAAGTCAGAGGAAGAACAGTAAGCTATCTGCTTACCTGGTCGGGTGATGATGGCATTGAATTAGTCTCCGCGTGGAATTTGAGCGCCACTGACAAGAAGAAACTTAGCGCCTACTGGACGCACTTCGAGAATTACCTTTCTTCCAAGAGCAACTTTCGACTCGCAAGGTACAAGCTCAGAACCATGAGACAAGAACCCGATAAGGCAGTCGATGCATTTGTTAAGAAAATTCGAATTCTTGTGGAAGAATGTCGTTTTACGAAACAAGATGAGCATATTATTGATGCCCTTATCTTTGGATCCAATTCCAAGCGTACGCAAACGAAGCTCCTCGAAAAGGACGCTACCCTTACCCTTGATACTGCACTGGACATTGCCAGAACCGACGACGTTACCTGTAAACAAGATAAAGGAATTTCCAGCGATCTTTCTACTCGTGTTGATGGACTAAAGCGTAGCCGGGCTTCTTCAAAAGCAGGAAATTCTCTCAGTAAGCCTCGCAGGCCAATCGTTCGTGTGTGTGGATGTTGTGGCACGGAGCACGATATATCTCAACGATCTTTATGCCCAGCTTATGGATCAATTTGTGATGCATGTGGTAAAGAGAATCTGAAGAAAAGTCTGTCGGGCATCAAAGTTTAGCAAAAGGCAACAACTTTAGGTGGTGGTCGCCAAAGACATTCTAAGGCACCTAAGGAAAAACCGAGTGCAAAGAAGCATCTTCATGGCCTTGAAACTcatgatgaaaatgaagacAGCCCTGGTGTATCATTTTCCAATCAGCTGTATTTTCATACCTTATCCATCAACCAGGTCACGAAAGATGACATCCAAGCTTTCGAGGGGGAAGTGGAGTCTGATCAGTGCATTAAATCACTCTTGTGCAAAGTTGGCACCGGCGCTGAGGGGAACGTTATTTTATTAAGTACCCACTTTTCCCAGAGTCACCATATAATGATAATGTTATTCCTATTAAGTTATCACCATCCAGCAGAGTTATAACTGCGTTTGGAGGACACCCTGTTGATCACTATAACACCTGTGTACTCAAATTGGCTTATTAAGGCTCCTGTAACCATACCCTTTTCAGGGCCAAAAGCCCTGAAGCGAACCGGCTGAATAACTTCTGAATTCAAATCACAgggaaacaaagcaaatttcaACGAAGCATTTGTTTCACTAGGTAATATGAAGAGAGAATTTCTACTTTCTACTTTTTGTCATAATAAAAGCCGGAACAAAACATTCAGCAAAAGCTAAATGAATAGTTGGATTGAAGGATAACACATGTGTCCAGTTTATTGGACAGAAACCAGCTCTACTTTCTCAAAAATTACCACGAAACTAGGCCCCTAACACCTTTGTATGTAATCCTTCATTtctaaaatgaaaacctttttACTGGCAAATGTTTCACGGCAAGGCGGTCTTGCGATAAACTACCTTAAGATCCTTCACTCGATACTTTACGGCCAAATTTTGAGGGTCAcatttctttacatttttatgtaaTCACAACATCGTGACCCATCTCGACAAATTTTCCATCTCCTCCCTTTCCGTCGTCAATTTTTCGTGATGGAAACATCACGGCGTACGCTGAAATACGCCAATCCCGCTGCACCGTCCCTAATACGCCTCCTACCAAATCCGGTGTGATCAAAGCCAGAACTtagaaaactgcaaaattatCAACGTGATTGAGACCCCACCTTCTTCTCTAGAACCAAACACCCTTCGTAGTTATTGGAAACAGAACCCGACTCTACCAGAAAGCTGAGTGTGGCTATCGCACTAAATATGTATTATAAGATTCTTGATTCTAGAACACAAATATGCCTCTTACATCTCCCACTtattaattcaatttttcaaatacGTGGCGAGTTAATGTTTACAGAAACATTGATCCCATTAAAAATCCCATTATAAATCCCACGAACAGGCTGTGTTTTCTTCTTGTTCAATCTTTGCACTTCAGTGTTTTTCCCTgaattctaaaagaaaaaaacgatttATTGACAATTTCATAAAAGTAAACCAGACAAGTAAAGGAACCTTGCTAATCAAAGAGCAAAGTTGAATATGGAAGCTTACGGAGCCAACGTTGAAAAGTAGTaatggaaattaaaacttGGCCCCACTTGCACCCGTCAGGAAAGTACTTACGGGCGACTAGTTTATGGCGCAGAATAGTTCCAAATGATGCTTGGGATATTTCAAAGGATAAAGATGATTACATAGAATATTTTGGTGAGGTTTCGAAGCCTTAAACTTAATGAAGCTTGGGATATTTCAAAGGATAAAGAATCATTATTTTGGTGTGGTTTCGAAGCCTTAAAGTTTATCGAAAAGGTGagatatatttgtttttgtcctgTGCTGTCGCATTTTTGTCGATCGCGCTCTTCAATGTTTAACACCACGAATTCTTCAGTTTGTTTTAAAGATGGTTCTAAGACTtgtttttgtgatgttttccCCATGAAAGCTGAGGATATGGTCCACGcttattatgcaaattaggtttTGTCTTTTCACCGTTTCGCAAAATGTTTAGGTACAAAACGCCTCTGTAGTCAATCTACCTTAGCAAACACCAAGAACCTTTTTCTCATCCAAAATTGTACTTTCCAGTGCGTTACCATTAATCACTTTGCTAGAAGATCCAGCGATTTGTGCCAGAACGTGCATGTTGGTGGGCGAACTAACCGAAATGACAATGACGAAGACTcctttttgctgcaaaaaaaaaaacaaataaataaaataatcaaaataatGAAGTAAATATATCAAATTCAAGACAAGAATAGTTATTGATTATCCCTAATGTAGTGTTTTTTATAGTGGGTATCACTGACATATGAATGGTTTATTAGTCAATTAAGGTCAATTAAGGAATATGATCAGTTCAAGTTTCCACTTGCCTCCAAATCGTATATAATCTTGTCAACAAAGGCTTTAAATTTTTCTCCTCCCTTTGGGGCCTGCACGCCATCAGTAAAGACAATCATAAGACTTGATTTTTCTGGTCTGTGTCCCCCTTGACTAGAGAACAGAGTGCGATTTGCCATGTCCAAGGCCATATCGATCCTTGACAACCGTTTCATCTCAATCGGCTCTTGGTTTTTTCGATTCAACAAAGCAgctttattgtaaaatgtggAATCTTTAAAATCAAACGCTAAGGTTGGTTTGTTGTTAAATGTTATTAAACCAAAATGATCAGTGTTTGGAGCAGGATTGGATATCTTAATGAAGTCTCGCAGGTTCAC
This sequence is a window from Acropora palmata chromosome 9, jaAcrPala1.3, whole genome shotgun sequence. Protein-coding genes within it:
- the LOC141893203 gene encoding integrin alpha-2-like, with product MYDKGKVQLGCIREKRCEKVSKQCKSGTYIRSPNCSIECCRKNLCNAYGKPCEAGLDIAIVLDKSLSVKQQNLKNAIVNLRDFIKISNPAPNTDHFGLITFNNKPTLAFDFKDSTFYNKAALLNRKNQEPIEMKRLSRIDMALDMANRTLFSSQGGHRPEKSSLMIVFTDGVQAPKGGEKFKAFVDKIIYDLEQKGVFVIVISVSSPTNMHVLAQIAGSSSKVINGNALESTILDEKKVLGVC